CTCCACACCGGAATCGACCGCGATGAGCAAGGACTTGAAGCGTCGTGGGTGGTCGTTCATCGGCCCCACCACCTGCTACGCCTTCATGCAAGCCATGGGGCTCGTCAATGATCATCTGAAAAGCTGCTGTCGATACGAAACGGCCAAGCTGGCGAGAGATGCCTTTACCGTTCCACGCTAAGTCCTTTGTCACAACGAAGCATTAGGGTAAGAATCTTTCGTGGCTGTGGTTTCCAGCCGCAGCTTACTGGGGCAAGATGCCCCAGCCACCATTTTGCCAAGCCTAAAATTAAGCTGTGCCAAATCACGAGGTTGGCGTTGAGCAATCAGAACCGGGTCGAACCAGCTCCGTTACCATGGTCGGCCACTTTCACCCCATGGCTTCCTCACCCTCGAATCGGAGCGTTGCCATCGGCGAGCGGCCATTATGGTTGAATTGCCAAATGCTGATTGGCCTTGCAGTCCAGAGCCCTGTAGAATGGCGGTGGGGTGTGAGTTGCTTTGCGGAGGTCAAAATGGGCAACGGGCCGACGTCGTTCCGCTATTGTCGGGCAACCATGGGGGCAGACGGTCGCCGAGTGACTAGAATGGACCGATTCCGCCCCTTTTTCTCCGCATCTCCCTCCTCCGGACACGGAACCTTCGCGAGTCTCAGCGGTTTAATTAATCATGAACGCAAAACACTCACTCATCGCCGTCGTTTTTGCCCTCTTGGCAACCGTTTCCTTGTCAGCCCAGCCCCCAGGGCGGGGTGGCGGTGATCGTGGAGGTGGTGATCGCGGTGGCGGTGGTGGTTTCGGCGGCGGACCCGGTGGTGGTTTCGGCGGCGGACCTGGTGGTGGTTTCGGTGGCGGACCCGGTGGTGGCCGAGGTGGCGGCGACCGGGGCGGTGGCGGTGGTGCACCCGGTGGCGGTGCGCCCGGTGGCGATCGCAGTAGCCGCGGCGGCGGGGGAGGGTTTGACCCTTCGTCGATGCTGCAACGGTTTGACACCAACGGAAACGGTGTGCTCGATCCCGATGAGCAAAAGGCCGGCCCGGGGCAGTTCATCGTCAGCCGCGCCGCGCAGATCGACAGCAGCATTGTTGCGGGAAAAGCGGTGCCCCTTAGTAAGTTGGGCGAGGCCTTCCAGAAAATGCGCGAAGGGGCCGGGGACCGCGGCAACAGCGAGCGAGGACGAACGCCTAGCGATCCCGATGCGGGACTGACGGCGGAATTGCTCGTCCCCGGGTTTGGGAACGAAGAGACGCTCGCGCCGCTGCTGGGCTTCGGACCGAACTCGGAAATGATGTCGGTGACGATCACCGACGAAGACAAACGCGAGGCCCAGGAGCGAATTCGCCAATATGATCGCAATGGTGATTCTCAATTGTCGAAAGAGGAACTGCAACGAGGCCGTTTTTCAGGGAATCCTCTCGATTTTGACACCAATCGCGATGGCAAATTGTCCGCGACCGAATTGTCCGTTCGCTATGCCCGACGGCGAGAGGTCAAGGAAGAGGAGGAAGCGACGCGTCGCCGCGACAATCGCAACCGCCGTGGTGACGAAAAGAAAGAGGAATCGGTGACCGATTACTTCAACGGCCGCAAATCCTATCGCATCAATGCGGAACGTTCGCTTCCCGAAGGCATCCCCGGTTTCTTTGCCGACAAAGATGTCAATGGTGACGCCCAAGTGTCGATGGTCGAGTTCGCGAGCGAGTGGAGCGATGAAGTGCTGACGGAGTACTTCAAATGCGACTTGAATCGAGATGGTGTGATCACGGTTCAAGAAGTCGTGCAGGCTGTCGAAGAGGGAGCGCAAGTGAACGCGCCGGCGGGCCGATCGGAAATGGCATCGACCTCCTCGGCCGCCGCTACGGGCGAAGCGTCAGGCTCAACGGCCTCCACCGCGGGTGGGGGCGCAAGGCCTGATGAAAAGCTGATGAGCTATGCCGAGCGGATTATCGAACGCAACGACAAGAACGGCGACAAAGCGCTGACGGCGTCCGAGTGGGAAGAGATGCTGCTCAATCCAGCACCGGCCGACGCAGACCGCGACGGGCGAATCACGATCCTGGAATACGCACAGTGGATGCAGTCGCGTTCCAAATAGGAGCCGCCTCTTCACCCCAAATGCAGCGAGGCGCGCGCGAGTTGCAGCCAACTCGTGCCCGCCGCGTCGACGTTCATGTCGTAGTCCTTGGTCGGGATGTACGCGCGGCGATTATCGACGACGCGAATCGGAATCGAGGTGTGGCGACTCAATTGTTCGATTCGGGCTCGGTCGGTGTAGTGCAACACGATGAACCTTGCGTCGCTTGTAATGGTCGCGATTTGCCACGCCGCTGCATCCAGTCGTAACTCCGCCAATTCCAGCATTCGCTTCGCAGGATCGGGTAAGGCTCCGAACCGATCGCGCAGTTCTGCCCGCAAACCTTTGATCTCAGAGGCTTCATTGATTCGGGCAATTCGGCGATACAAATCGATTTTGTGTCGCAGGTTGGGAACATAATCGTCCGGCAAGTAGGCTTCGACCGGCAAATCGATGTCGACGTCCGCCGATAATTTGGGAGGCAGTTTTTGAATTTGGCGAACCGCATCTTCGAGTAGTTGGCAGTACATCTCATAGCCAATGGCGGCGATATGGCCGCTCTGCTGACTGCCCAACAGATTGCCAGCACCGCGAATTTCAAGATCGCGCATCGAGATCGCGAATCCCGCGCCCATTTGGCTGTATTCCTCGATCGCCCGCAATCGCTTCGTCGCCTCGGGCGACAAGTGTTTGTGCTGGGCAACCATCAAATAGCAGTACGCTTGATGTTTGTATCGCCCCACTCGGCCACGCAATTGGTGCAAATCACTCAGCCCATAGCGATCCGCATCGTCAATGAAGATCGTATTGGCATTCGGGATATCCAAACCACTTTCAATGATCGTGGTGGCCAACAGCAGATCGAACCGGTGTTCGATGAAATCGACCATCACGCGTTCCAAATCACCTTCTCCCATTTGTCCGTGCCCGATGCCGATCCGGACTTCGGGGACAATCCGGCGAATCTTGTCGGCGACCGAGTGCATGTCACCGATGCGATTGTGGACAAAGAAGATCTGCCCCCCTCGGTTCAATTCACGAACGATCGCACGTCGGATCATGGCATCGTCCCAACGACTGACGTTGGTTTCGACCGCCATGCGTTCCGCCGGTGGCGTTTCCAGATTGCTGATATCACGAACTCCGACCAATGCCATGTGCAGCGTCCGGGGGATCGGAGTCGCCGAGAGCGTCATCACATCGACGTTGCTGTGCAACGTTTTGAGCCGTTCTTTTACCGCGACACCGAACCGTTGTTCTTCGTCCACGACCACCAAGCCGAGGTTTGAAAACCGCACGTCTTGGCTGGCGATTCGGTGGGTGCCCACCACGATATCCACTTGCCCGCGTGCAAGGCGTTTGACCGTTTCACGCTGCTGCGCCGCGGTGCAGAACCGGCTCAGCTTAGCGATTTCGACCGGAAACTCGGCCATCCGGTTACAGAAATTGTGGTAGTGCTGCTCGGCCAACACGGTCGTGGGGACCAACACCGCGACTTGATGACCGCTGGTCACCGCTTTGAAAGCCGCTCGCATCGCCACCTCGGTTTTCCCAAAACCGACGTCGCCGCAAATCAACCGATCCATCGGCTTGGGCAACTCCATGTCTAACTTCGTCGCGTCAATGGCCGTCACTTGATCGGGCGTTTCCAAGTAGGGAAAACTGGCGTCGAATTGGCGTTGCCATGCATTGTCCAGGTCAAACGTAATGCCTCGTCGCGAGGTTCGCTCGGCCTGCATTTCCAACAACTCACTCGCCATATCGGTTACCGCCGACTCCGCTGCTTTGCGTTGTCGCTGCCAGGACTGTCCACCGATTTTCGCTAAGCGTGGTTGCGTTTTGGTTCCGCCGACGTAGCGTTGGATCAAACCGATCCGAGAAGCCGGAACATAGATTTTCGTGCCACCGTCGAACTCGATCGTCAAATGCTCAAGATGCTGACCATTTTTTTCGATGTTGTGCAGGCCGCGATACAATCCGAT
This is a stretch of genomic DNA from Novipirellula artificiosorum. It encodes these proteins:
- a CDS encoding EF-hand domain-containing protein translates to MNAKHSLIAVVFALLATVSLSAQPPGRGGGDRGGGDRGGGGGFGGGPGGGFGGGPGGGFGGGPGGGRGGGDRGGGGGAPGGGAPGGDRSSRGGGGGFDPSSMLQRFDTNGNGVLDPDEQKAGPGQFIVSRAAQIDSSIVAGKAVPLSKLGEAFQKMREGAGDRGNSERGRTPSDPDAGLTAELLVPGFGNEETLAPLLGFGPNSEMMSVTITDEDKREAQERIRQYDRNGDSQLSKEELQRGRFSGNPLDFDTNRDGKLSATELSVRYARRREVKEEEEATRRRDNRNRRGDEKKEESVTDYFNGRKSYRINAERSLPEGIPGFFADKDVNGDAQVSMVEFASEWSDEVLTEYFKCDLNRDGVITVQEVVQAVEEGAQVNAPAGRSEMASTSSAAATGEASGSTASTAGGGARPDEKLMSYAERIIERNDKNGDKALTASEWEEMLLNPAPADADRDGRITILEYAQWMQSRSK
- the mfd gene encoding transcription-repair coupling factor, whose amino-acid sequence is MDLPRLLDEAMGLAAQLDRVLAAKKPGKRGRKPKPLVFNNVWGSLRGLVAAVLARHASNLLVLLPQAADADIVAGDAIAFGLRDSVSLPLSSGGQSTGHHHHRDAEFADRLQVLQRLADRRQAGITGEANEPLLVTASIGGAMQRVPSPARLEEATRTLKVGQAIEPETLRRWLAEAGFASATAVQFPGEFASRGGILDVYSADQPNPLRLEWFGDEIESIRRFDLASQRSIESIREVEVTAISGEDTEEQTDAKQNAFGLLTDYLPADTLVVVIDPQDCQASAAAIQRRSGADPRFMSYDDLLQSLSDHPVVTASSLSESTDAKVVDLQAVTADNFAVQLDETCTRIDTVANNHQIILVGDTAADSERLSELLRDTDANQQGRLHLTVAELSGGFRLTDAKVLVLTGAELFHRSPVRRGRTRARGKPIDSLLQLEAGDLVVHLSHGIGLYRGLHNIEKNGQHLEHLTIEFDGGTKIYVPASRIGLIQRYVGGTKTQPRLAKIGGQSWQRQRKAAESAVTDMASELLEMQAERTSRRGITFDLDNAWQRQFDASFPYLETPDQVTAIDATKLDMELPKPMDRLICGDVGFGKTEVAMRAAFKAVTSGHQVAVLVPTTVLAEQHYHNFCNRMAEFPVEIAKLSRFCTAAQQRETVKRLARGQVDIVVGTHRIASQDVRFSNLGLVVVDEEQRFGVAVKERLKTLHSNVDVMTLSATPIPRTLHMALVGVRDISNLETPPAERMAVETNVSRWDDAMIRRAIVRELNRGGQIFFVHNRIGDMHSVADKIRRIVPEVRIGIGHGQMGEGDLERVMVDFIEHRFDLLLATTIIESGLDIPNANTIFIDDADRYGLSDLHQLRGRVGRYKHQAYCYLMVAQHKHLSPEATKRLRAIEEYSQMGAGFAISMRDLEIRGAGNLLGSQQSGHIAAIGYEMYCQLLEDAVRQIQKLPPKLSADVDIDLPVEAYLPDDYVPNLRHKIDLYRRIARINEASEIKGLRAELRDRFGALPDPAKRMLELAELRLDAAAWQIATITSDARFIVLHYTDRARIEQLSRHTSIPIRVVDNRRAYIPTKDYDMNVDAAGTSWLQLARASLHLG